The genomic stretch GGGAAGGGAGGACTGTGTAGGAGCGGACGGTTTGGCAAGAAACCCGACGTGCGACGTTCTCTGGTTGAACCCAGGAGGGGGTATGCACGCGAAGCCCAGGCTGACGGTGGTGGGCACGGAAAGCGAGGGTCCCGCGTTCGCGTTCGAGCGGTTCGCCCAGCACTTCCAACCCCCGCTCTTCCGGATGCTGGGCAAATATTGTCGAGGCACCGGGGCGGAGGTGGAGGACATCGTCCACGACGTGCTGCTCCGCGCGCTGCTGCGCTGGGGTGAGCTGTGCCACCTCGAGGAGTCCGCGCAGCGGGCCTGGCTCGTGCGGGTGGCGAAGAACTGCTACCTCGACCGATACCGACGTCGCAGGAGCGAGGAGGACCGACTCCAGGCGCTCTTCCGACTCCAGGAGGGCTTCGACGACGACGCGGTGGAGGACGAGCTGTGGCGCTACGTCGACGTCTCCGACCTCCATGCGGTGCTGCCGCTGCTGACGCCCAAGGTGCGCGTGACGTTCGAGCTGTACCTCCAGGGGTTGTCCTATGCGCGCATCAGCCAGCAGACGAGCGAGCCGTCCGGCACGGTGGGCGCGCGGCTGACGCAGGCGCGGCGCATGCTCCGTGAGCTGCTCCGGGAGACGGCGGAGTCGCGTCGACGCGAGGGCTTGCGCGCATGAGCCGGGACTGTGACGGGCTGCCTCTCTTCCTGGCGGAACAGCTCACGCCCGACGAACACGCGCGTTTCCGCGAGCACCTGCTGCACTGCTACGTCTGCGAGCGGGACTTCCACGAGGCGATGCAGCTGGAGATGCTCGCGCAGATGTCGATGGACCCGGAGACCCGGGGGCCGGAGACCGAGGCGCGCGCGGTGGCGCCTGTCCCGCCCGAGCCCCGGCGT from Myxococcus stipitatus encodes the following:
- a CDS encoding RNA polymerase sigma factor gives rise to the protein MHAKPRLTVVGTESEGPAFAFERFAQHFQPPLFRMLGKYCRGTGAEVEDIVHDVLLRALLRWGELCHLEESAQRAWLVRVAKNCYLDRYRRRRSEEDRLQALFRLQEGFDDDAVEDELWRYVDVSDLHAVLPLLTPKVRVTFELYLQGLSYARISQQTSEPSGTVGARLTQARRMLRELLRETAESRRREGLRA